A DNA window from Macadamia integrifolia cultivar HAES 741 chromosome 4, SCU_Mint_v3, whole genome shotgun sequence contains the following coding sequences:
- the LOC122076708 gene encoding transcription factor SPATULA-like isoform X4 — MAEMYDQPVCSSPPPPVPSALPPRPTLVEADEISFFLHHLVHSSSPCMSSDRANPMPFSSSVVAVPPPPLFSSFSQPTSTVRSYESLPEAHPRPCGSGLVSDSDCRVGVGSSMAESSAAVDSSSVILSSAGVNLKETTSTTSAGAADCDVPSVSAKRRKVPTNNDIDDYDCESEDGPEAPEAPPKPAPPRFSSKRSRAAEVHNLSEKRRRRRINEKMKALQNLIPNSNKTDKASMLDEAIEYLKQLQLQVQMLSMRNGLSLYPMYLPGVLQSTQLPQMQMGFGDGERSLHMNMGTCTMPVNQEDSTQNAFSLSNQPAPLQKPGVLPNVTNITNSESSFGADLPVQAHNGPFQLSKASQEFHGEGLLCQHRSDMRHSVRNSSENNKPMTTSTLPFDAQSLVSLEPASLGACVLHKEGSQEVLPKDVNGNQILIQHLHRLEEVCRIENKMTPDC; from the exons ATGGCGGAAATGTACGATCAGCCCGTCTGCTCTTCCCCTCCTCCGCCGGTTCCTTCTGCTCTTCCTCCTCGTCCCACGCTTGTTGAAGCAGACGAAATCTCgttttttcttcatcatctcgTTCACTCTTCCTCCCCTTGCATGTCCTCCGATAGAGCCAATCCAAtgcccttttcttcttctgttgttgctgttcctcctcctcctctgttCTCTTCGTTCTCTCAACCTACATCCACCGTAAGATCTTATGAGTCTCTGCCGGAGGCTCATCCCCGACCTTGCGGATCAGGTCTTGTCTCGGATTCCGACTGCCGAGTCGGGGTTGGAAGCTCCATGGCCGAGTCCTCTGCCGCTGTTGACTCTTCCTCCGTGATCCTTTCTTCTGCCGGCGTTAATTTGAAAGAGACCACAAGTACAACTTCCGCTGGAGCTGCTGACTGTGATGTGCCCTCGGTTTCGGCGAAGAGGAGGAAGGTCCCCACGAATAATGATATCGACGATTACGATTGCGAAAGCgag GATGGTCCGGAGGCGCCTGAGGCACCGCCAAAGCCAGCTCCACCTCGTTTTTCTTCGAAAAGAAGCAGAGCTGCCGAAGTTCATAATTTGTCCGAAAAG aggaggaggaggaggattaatgagaaaatgaaagccTTGCAGAACTTAATTCCCAATTCTAACAAG ACGGACAAGGCCTCGATGTTGGATGAAGCCATTGAATATCTCAAGCAACTTCAGCTCCAAGTTCAA ATGTTATCAATGAGAAATGGTTTGAGTTTATACCCCATGTATCTACCTGGAGTTTTGCAATCTACACAGTTGCCGCAAATGCAAATGGGCTTTGGTGATGGAGAGAGGTCACTGCATATGAACATGGGAACATGCACAATGCCTGTGAACCAGGAAGACTCAACACAAAATGCATTCAGTCTGTCCAATCAACCTGCACCCTTGCAAAAACCAGGAGTCTTACCCAATGTGACAAATATTACTAATTCGGAATCCTCATTTGGGGCAGATTTACCTGTTCAGGCCCACAATGGACCATTTCAGCTCTCTAAAGCTTCTCAG GAATTCCATGGGGAAGGTTTATTATGCCAACATCGGTCAGATATGAGGCACTCTGTGAGGAACTCATCAG AAAACAACAAACCCATGACAACATCAACTCTGCCTTTTGATGCACAATCATTAGTTTCGCTGGAACCTGCCTCTTTGGGAGCATGTGTTTTACACAAAGAAGGATCACAAGAGGTGCTTCCAAAAGATGTAAATGGTAACCAGATTCTCATTCAACATCTGCATAG ACTGGAAGAAGTGTGTCGGATTGAAAACAAGATGACCCCGGACTGCTAA
- the LOC122076190 gene encoding probable E3 ubiquitin-protein ligase HIP1, with amino-acid sequence MQGQRSTVDNFPETFEFDHGSSSSNTGVNQQLFWNNMINPVESRLPEYILSPGETSIMYGNAVNPDGRSLSGWSLGEPSSSGNARSQMRDETKTEHGWSSSMSAPAGVGSRLEERRYEPTSILSLESVNINLNSNQDTNGPLLLHHSSSDGIAQNINLNASYIGSSSNGDQAMEGDASPHTFNSGGSDMEQIPSGSGSSDPLGTAAGSGYILEENNGRPGCSLDGRRLSCKRKALEGTSGQSSLGGGPSWFQQADSSAWHAVAANNNGASSSSVPTPLENSPVINPAEQSIPRFGVGMRVTPGGHPALSVAVGGESSQRNFRVRVNHAQPQDSVSPNPLSTGNAIRHSQVWSSHQASRLLPFNQSLESRLSSLQANMNHLQSQSHVMHIPGLGQNVHPFPWNGSSNSRVGSLSNSSVIAGERSAALREESNPRSMPRTISEHPMFIPATEMRTLAQDPTSWNLPIGNNVNILGNAASTSQIGSSSGVHPSAPAWIPHPNPPSLHSQRLSEFVRRSLLSSEPGAQTSPFTALRSGPSGSSQEMVLPSGASHQGHHRPHSRSAFLAERQGDGVLGIPFSLRTLAAAGEGRSRLVSEIRNVLDLMRRGEGLRFEDVLILDQSVFYGVADLHDRHRDMRLDVDNMSYEELLALEERIGNVSTGLSEETILKCLKQHKYLSISMRAPTEVEPCCICQEEYVDGEDIGTLNCGHDFHTGCVKRWLTQKNLCPICKMTALDT; translated from the exons ATGCAAGGGCAAAGAAGCACTGTTGATAACTTCCCTGAAACTTTTGAGTTTGATCATGGATCTAGTTCAAGTAATACTGGAGTAAATCAGCAACTTTTTTGGAATAATATGATAAATCCGGTAGAAAGCCGGTTGCCAGAGTATATATTATCCCCTGGTGAAACAAGTATTATGTATGGGAATGCTGTTAATCCGGATGGACGTAGCTTGAGTGGCTGGAGTTTAGGTGAACCTAGTTCTAGTGGAAATGCACGAAGCCAGATGCGTgatgaaacaaaaacagaacatGGATGGTCATCTTCCATGAGTGCTCCTGCTGGAGTCGGTTCAAGGCTAGAAGAAAGGCGATATGAACCAACTAGTATTCTTTCTCTGGAAAGTGTTAATATTAACCTCAATAGCAATCAAGATACAAATGGGCCTTTGCTTTTGCACCACTCCAGTTCAGATGGTATTGCTCAGAACATAAACCTAAATGCAAGTTATATAGGAAGCAGTAGCAATGGTGATCAGGCCATGGAAGGTGATGCTAGTCCTCATACTTTTAATTCTGGTGGATCAGATATGGAGCAGATTCCATCTGGTAGTGGTTCTTCTGATCCTCTTGGGACAGCTGCTGGTTCTGGGTATATTTTGGAAGAGAATAATGGCAGACCAGGCTGTTCATTGGATGGTCGACGTTTATCCTGTAAGAGGAAGGCCCTTGAAGGAACTTCTGGACAGTCTTCCTTGGGTGGAGGTCCAAGCTGGTTCCAGCAAGCAGACAGCAGTGCATGGCATGCTGTTGCTGCTAACAATAATGGTGCTAGCAGCTCAAGTGTACCTACTCCTCTGGAAAATTCTCCAGTTATTAATCCTGCAGAGCAGTCAATTCCAAGATTTGGAGTTGGTATGAGGGTAACGCCTGGAGGCCATCCTGCTTTAAGTGTAGCTGTTGGTGgtgaaagctcccagagaaatTTCCGTGTGAGAGTTAATCATGCACAACCCCAAGATTCTGTATCACCTAATCCATTGTCGACAGGGAATGCCATACGGCATTCTCAAGTTTGGTCATCCCACCAGGCATCTAGACTGCTCCCATTTAATCAGTCCTTAGAGTCAAGGCTGTCATCATTGCAGGCTAATATGAATCACCTACAGAGTCAGTCTCATGTAATGCACATTCCTGGTTTGGGACAGAATGTGCACCCATTTCCGTGGAATGGATCGTCCAATTCCAGGGTTGGTAGTTTGTCAAACTCTTCTGTCATTGCTGGGGAGAGAAGTGCTGCATTACGAGAAGAATCTAACCCAAGAAGCATGCCTAGGACCATCTCAGAACATCCTATGTTCATACCAGCAACTGAGATGAGAACTCTAGCCCAAGATCCAACAAGTTGGAATTTACCCATTGGAAATAATGTAAACATTCTTGGAAATGCTGCTTCCACATCGCAAATTGGATCCAGTTCAGGTGTCCATCCATCTGCCCCTGCCTGGATACCTCACCCCAACCCTCCATCATTACATTCACAGAGATTATCAGAGTTTGTTCGTCGTTCGTTGCTTAGCTCTGAGCCTGGAGCCCAGACTAGTCCTTTCACTGCACTCCGTTCAGGCCCTTCTGGTTCCTCCCAAGAAATGGTGCTGCCTTCTGGAGCCAGTCACCAGGGGCATCATCGACCACATTCAAGGTCAGCATTCTTGGCAGAGAGACAAGGCGATGGTGTTCTTGGAATTCCCTTTTCATTGCGGACTTTGGCTGCTGCTGGTGAAGGGAGAAGCAGGCTGGTATCTGAG ATTCGCAACGTCTTGGACCTTATGCGTAGGGGTGAGGGCTTGAGATTCGAG GATGTTCTGATCCTTGATCAATCAGTTTTTTATGGGGTGGCGGACCTGCATGACAGGCACAGAGATATGCGGCTTGATGTTGATAACATGTCTTATGag GAACTACTGGCACTGGAAGAGCGGATTGGAAATGTCAGCACTGGTTTGAGTGAAGAAACAATTTTAAAGTGTTTGAAGCAACACAAATATTTGTCAATCTCCATGAGAGCTCCTACAGAGGTTGAACCATGCTGTATTTGTCAG GAGGAATATGTTGATGGGGAAGATATAGGGACACTGAATTGCGGGCACGATTTCCATACTGGTTGCGTCAAACGATGGCTAACGCAGAAGAATTTGTGCCCTATTTGTAAAATGACAGCCCTGGACACATAA
- the LOC122076708 gene encoding transcription factor SPATULA-like isoform X3 produces MAEMYDQPVCSSPPPPVPSALPPRPTLVEADEISFFLHHLVHSSSPCMSSDRANPMPFSSSVVAVPPPPLFSSFSQPTSTVRSYESLPEAHPRPCGSGLVSDSDCRVGVGSSMAESSAAVDSSSVILSSAGVNLKETTSTTSAGAADCDVPSVSAKRRKVPTNNDIDDYDCESEMVRRRLRHRQSQLHLVFLRKEAELPKFIICPKSVEVLDAQRRRRRINEKMKALQNLIPNSNKTDKASMLDEAIEYLKQLQLQVQMLSMRNGLSLYPMYLPGVLQSTQLPQMQMGFGDGERSLHMNMGTCTMPVNQEDSTQNAFSLSNQPAPLQKPGVLPNVTNITNSESSFGADLPVQAHNGPFQLSKASQEFHGEGLLCQHRSDMRHSVRNSSENNKPMTTSTLPFDAQSLVSLEPASLGACVLHKEGSQEVLPKDVNGNQILIQHLHRLEEVCRIENKMTPDC; encoded by the exons ATGGCGGAAATGTACGATCAGCCCGTCTGCTCTTCCCCTCCTCCGCCGGTTCCTTCTGCTCTTCCTCCTCGTCCCACGCTTGTTGAAGCAGACGAAATCTCgttttttcttcatcatctcgTTCACTCTTCCTCCCCTTGCATGTCCTCCGATAGAGCCAATCCAAtgcccttttcttcttctgttgttgctgttcctcctcctcctctgttCTCTTCGTTCTCTCAACCTACATCCACCGTAAGATCTTATGAGTCTCTGCCGGAGGCTCATCCCCGACCTTGCGGATCAGGTCTTGTCTCGGATTCCGACTGCCGAGTCGGGGTTGGAAGCTCCATGGCCGAGTCCTCTGCCGCTGTTGACTCTTCCTCCGTGATCCTTTCTTCTGCCGGCGTTAATTTGAAAGAGACCACAAGTACAACTTCCGCTGGAGCTGCTGACTGTGATGTGCCCTCGGTTTCGGCGAAGAGGAGGAAGGTCCCCACGAATAATGATATCGACGATTACGATTGCGAAAGCgag ATGGTCCGGAGGCGCCTGAGGCACCGCCAAAGCCAGCTCCACCTCGTTTTTCTTCGAAAAGAAGCAGAGCTGCCGAAGTTCATAATTTGTCCGAAAAG CGTGGAAGTGTTGGATGcacagaggaggaggaggaggattaatgagaaaatgaaagccTTGCAGAACTTAATTCCCAATTCTAACAAG ACGGACAAGGCCTCGATGTTGGATGAAGCCATTGAATATCTCAAGCAACTTCAGCTCCAAGTTCAA ATGTTATCAATGAGAAATGGTTTGAGTTTATACCCCATGTATCTACCTGGAGTTTTGCAATCTACACAGTTGCCGCAAATGCAAATGGGCTTTGGTGATGGAGAGAGGTCACTGCATATGAACATGGGAACATGCACAATGCCTGTGAACCAGGAAGACTCAACACAAAATGCATTCAGTCTGTCCAATCAACCTGCACCCTTGCAAAAACCAGGAGTCTTACCCAATGTGACAAATATTACTAATTCGGAATCCTCATTTGGGGCAGATTTACCTGTTCAGGCCCACAATGGACCATTTCAGCTCTCTAAAGCTTCTCAG GAATTCCATGGGGAAGGTTTATTATGCCAACATCGGTCAGATATGAGGCACTCTGTGAGGAACTCATCAG AAAACAACAAACCCATGACAACATCAACTCTGCCTTTTGATGCACAATCATTAGTTTCGCTGGAACCTGCCTCTTTGGGAGCATGTGTTTTACACAAAGAAGGATCACAAGAGGTGCTTCCAAAAGATGTAAATGGTAACCAGATTCTCATTCAACATCTGCATAG ACTGGAAGAAGTGTGTCGGATTGAAAACAAGATGACCCCGGACTGCTAA
- the LOC122076708 gene encoding transcription factor SPATULA-like isoform X2, with translation MAEMYDQPVCSSPPPPVPSALPPRPTLVEADEISFFLHHLVHSSSPCMSSDRANPMPFSSSVVAVPPPPLFSSFSQPTSTVRSYESLPEAHPRPCGSGLVSDSDCRVGVGSSMAESSAAVDSSSVILSSAGVNLKETTSTTSAGAADCDVPSVSAKRRKVPTNNDIDDYDCESEDGPEAPEAPPKPAPPRFSSKRSRAAEVHNLSEKRRRRRINEKMKALQNLIPNSNKTDKASMLDEAIEYLKQLQLQVQFCTVSVEWTLPFPWLLSLKMLSMRNGLSLYPMYLPGVLQSTQLPQMQMGFGDGERSLHMNMGTCTMPVNQEDSTQNAFSLSNQPAPLQKPGVLPNVTNITNSESSFGADLPVQAHNGPFQLSKASQEFHGEGLLCQHRSDMRHSVRNSSENNKPMTTSTLPFDAQSLVSLEPASLGACVLHKEGSQEVLPKDVNGNQILIQHLHRLEEVCRIENKMTPDC, from the exons ATGGCGGAAATGTACGATCAGCCCGTCTGCTCTTCCCCTCCTCCGCCGGTTCCTTCTGCTCTTCCTCCTCGTCCCACGCTTGTTGAAGCAGACGAAATCTCgttttttcttcatcatctcgTTCACTCTTCCTCCCCTTGCATGTCCTCCGATAGAGCCAATCCAAtgcccttttcttcttctgttgttgctgttcctcctcctcctctgttCTCTTCGTTCTCTCAACCTACATCCACCGTAAGATCTTATGAGTCTCTGCCGGAGGCTCATCCCCGACCTTGCGGATCAGGTCTTGTCTCGGATTCCGACTGCCGAGTCGGGGTTGGAAGCTCCATGGCCGAGTCCTCTGCCGCTGTTGACTCTTCCTCCGTGATCCTTTCTTCTGCCGGCGTTAATTTGAAAGAGACCACAAGTACAACTTCCGCTGGAGCTGCTGACTGTGATGTGCCCTCGGTTTCGGCGAAGAGGAGGAAGGTCCCCACGAATAATGATATCGACGATTACGATTGCGAAAGCgag GATGGTCCGGAGGCGCCTGAGGCACCGCCAAAGCCAGCTCCACCTCGTTTTTCTTCGAAAAGAAGCAGAGCTGCCGAAGTTCATAATTTGTCCGAAAAG aggaggaggaggaggattaatgagaaaatgaaagccTTGCAGAACTTAATTCCCAATTCTAACAAG ACGGACAAGGCCTCGATGTTGGATGAAGCCATTGAATATCTCAAGCAACTTCAGCTCCAAGTTCAA ttttgcACCGTAAGTGTAGAGTGGACATTACCATTTCCGTGGCTACTCAGTCTAAAG ATGTTATCAATGAGAAATGGTTTGAGTTTATACCCCATGTATCTACCTGGAGTTTTGCAATCTACACAGTTGCCGCAAATGCAAATGGGCTTTGGTGATGGAGAGAGGTCACTGCATATGAACATGGGAACATGCACAATGCCTGTGAACCAGGAAGACTCAACACAAAATGCATTCAGTCTGTCCAATCAACCTGCACCCTTGCAAAAACCAGGAGTCTTACCCAATGTGACAAATATTACTAATTCGGAATCCTCATTTGGGGCAGATTTACCTGTTCAGGCCCACAATGGACCATTTCAGCTCTCTAAAGCTTCTCAG GAATTCCATGGGGAAGGTTTATTATGCCAACATCGGTCAGATATGAGGCACTCTGTGAGGAACTCATCAG AAAACAACAAACCCATGACAACATCAACTCTGCCTTTTGATGCACAATCATTAGTTTCGCTGGAACCTGCCTCTTTGGGAGCATGTGTTTTACACAAAGAAGGATCACAAGAGGTGCTTCCAAAAGATGTAAATGGTAACCAGATTCTCATTCAACATCTGCATAG ACTGGAAGAAGTGTGTCGGATTGAAAACAAGATGACCCCGGACTGCTAA
- the LOC122076708 gene encoding transcription factor SPATULA-like isoform X1, translating to MAEMYDQPVCSSPPPPVPSALPPRPTLVEADEISFFLHHLVHSSSPCMSSDRANPMPFSSSVVAVPPPPLFSSFSQPTSTVRSYESLPEAHPRPCGSGLVSDSDCRVGVGSSMAESSAAVDSSSVILSSAGVNLKETTSTTSAGAADCDVPSVSAKRRKVPTNNDIDDYDCESEMVRRRLRHRQSQLHLVFLRKEAELPKFIICPKSVEVLDAQRRRRRINEKMKALQNLIPNSNKTDKASMLDEAIEYLKQLQLQVQFCTVSVEWTLPFPWLLSLKMLSMRNGLSLYPMYLPGVLQSTQLPQMQMGFGDGERSLHMNMGTCTMPVNQEDSTQNAFSLSNQPAPLQKPGVLPNVTNITNSESSFGADLPVQAHNGPFQLSKASQEFHGEGLLCQHRSDMRHSVRNSSENNKPMTTSTLPFDAQSLVSLEPASLGACVLHKEGSQEVLPKDVNGNQILIQHLHRLEEVCRIENKMTPDC from the exons ATGGCGGAAATGTACGATCAGCCCGTCTGCTCTTCCCCTCCTCCGCCGGTTCCTTCTGCTCTTCCTCCTCGTCCCACGCTTGTTGAAGCAGACGAAATCTCgttttttcttcatcatctcgTTCACTCTTCCTCCCCTTGCATGTCCTCCGATAGAGCCAATCCAAtgcccttttcttcttctgttgttgctgttcctcctcctcctctgttCTCTTCGTTCTCTCAACCTACATCCACCGTAAGATCTTATGAGTCTCTGCCGGAGGCTCATCCCCGACCTTGCGGATCAGGTCTTGTCTCGGATTCCGACTGCCGAGTCGGGGTTGGAAGCTCCATGGCCGAGTCCTCTGCCGCTGTTGACTCTTCCTCCGTGATCCTTTCTTCTGCCGGCGTTAATTTGAAAGAGACCACAAGTACAACTTCCGCTGGAGCTGCTGACTGTGATGTGCCCTCGGTTTCGGCGAAGAGGAGGAAGGTCCCCACGAATAATGATATCGACGATTACGATTGCGAAAGCgag ATGGTCCGGAGGCGCCTGAGGCACCGCCAAAGCCAGCTCCACCTCGTTTTTCTTCGAAAAGAAGCAGAGCTGCCGAAGTTCATAATTTGTCCGAAAAG CGTGGAAGTGTTGGATGcacagaggaggaggaggaggattaatgagaaaatgaaagccTTGCAGAACTTAATTCCCAATTCTAACAAG ACGGACAAGGCCTCGATGTTGGATGAAGCCATTGAATATCTCAAGCAACTTCAGCTCCAAGTTCAA ttttgcACCGTAAGTGTAGAGTGGACATTACCATTTCCGTGGCTACTCAGTCTAAAG ATGTTATCAATGAGAAATGGTTTGAGTTTATACCCCATGTATCTACCTGGAGTTTTGCAATCTACACAGTTGCCGCAAATGCAAATGGGCTTTGGTGATGGAGAGAGGTCACTGCATATGAACATGGGAACATGCACAATGCCTGTGAACCAGGAAGACTCAACACAAAATGCATTCAGTCTGTCCAATCAACCTGCACCCTTGCAAAAACCAGGAGTCTTACCCAATGTGACAAATATTACTAATTCGGAATCCTCATTTGGGGCAGATTTACCTGTTCAGGCCCACAATGGACCATTTCAGCTCTCTAAAGCTTCTCAG GAATTCCATGGGGAAGGTTTATTATGCCAACATCGGTCAGATATGAGGCACTCTGTGAGGAACTCATCAG AAAACAACAAACCCATGACAACATCAACTCTGCCTTTTGATGCACAATCATTAGTTTCGCTGGAACCTGCCTCTTTGGGAGCATGTGTTTTACACAAAGAAGGATCACAAGAGGTGCTTCCAAAAGATGTAAATGGTAACCAGATTCTCATTCAACATCTGCATAG ACTGGAAGAAGTGTGTCGGATTGAAAACAAGATGACCCCGGACTGCTAA